In Arachis hypogaea cultivar Tifrunner chromosome 7, arahy.Tifrunner.gnm2.J5K5, whole genome shotgun sequence, the genomic window aaccaaaatttcaAAAGACCCCATAATCGGAGAAACTcatatagtatattttttatcatttagaTTTTCTACTTAACCTTGAGTCCACAAAAAGAAATTATTTGTTATACAAAATTGATCTCGAATATAGGTAGTGTGGATTAACGAAGGAAGAAAAGTGTCCCATGAGCTAATGAAAATGATTAAGAAATGAATAAAAGCAGGCAGCAAAGAAAGCAAAAGAAGTTAATTGTTACTCAACACAAAATCATGAGTACACATACACATCCGtttagttttgtttttgtttcccTATTTATACAATCCAGAGAACGATTTCAAATATTCATAGAAATCAACAGATAGACACATTCATAAACATTACTCAGTTGATGTAATGTAATTAAGCAACTACTTTTCATTCCAAAACGTCAAATTAGATCATTCATTATTCTTCAACAACTTCCCAGTAGTCAAGTTGCATCTTTGTCTTGCTTACCACCAACTGAAAACAACAGCAACAATTCTTTAATCacatttcaaatatatatataaataaatgttaTGAATAAGAATATAATTTAAGATTCCATCTCACGGGTAAAGGCAGAAAGCTCAGAACTCTTCAAGACTCGCAGCCTCTTCACTGTTGATACGAACATGCTGGCAAACCCATTTAGCAGACCAATCAGGATTTTTtccaataattaaataaattgagcATCACCAAGTGGGAATTTATTGTTTCTAGGAGGGGACATAAGTAcaagtgtgtgtatatatattcaTGTGAAAAAAACAGACATGCCATGGCATGTAGTGCCTCGGAATTATTCACAACAATTGAGAAAAAGGTTGTCTGACTCTCATGTCTGATCTTaatcttattaaaattgaaataaagcaCTACTGGTTTAGCATTAAGAATCTAACTAGACTCGTTGCTATTGCAGAATTTTAATAGGAGAATAAGATGCAAATTTGTGATTGGTCAtggaatatatataataaaaataaagaaataaaacgaTAAAAAGATGCTTACTGCCATGGCACATCCCCAACAAGCATCCTGTCTCCTTCATTATCCTCATAAACAAGAGTATACTCTCCACTTCCATCTAATAAACCTGTTATCACTTTCTCTTCCTCTTGTAGCTTGTTAACTCCACCACCAGAGGAATCTCTTTGAGCTGATGAagacaaaataattaaaacaaatgGGAACAAAATGGTCTAAAGGGGCAATTAAAAAATTCAACTTGTCACTTGTTTGGTGAAAATATTGACTATAACTCTATAAGCTAAGGTTGACATATAAGATATTGAACTAATTAGCCATAAATATATCCAACTACAGGGATTGAAAAAAAGGTGACAAAAGTTACCAAGTTAGTTAGTTACCAGCAAGAAGGCCTTTGAAGAGTTGGTCCACAGCATTGGAGAGATTTTCATAGCTATCGTAAGCATTGAGGTCAACTTTTCTACCAATGGGAACACCATCCATGTTGATCTTGACAAACATGCCTTTTCCACCAACCACCACCTTGCTATGGTGctcaggaggaggaggaggtggctTTGAAGAGCTGCTGCTATTTGCAAGGTTCTTCCTGAATGAACGGATTGGAGGCCAACCCACTACTGGACCTGGAGCAGTTCTGTTCAGAAAGAGGGTCAGAAAGTGGAAGGAAGAGTAGATAACCATAACAAATGAAGGCAGAGACATCtctgaatcaaatcaaatcaaagcaTAACAGCCGCTTCTGTTGAGAATACTTGAGAGCTAGATCTATGGTGAGGTAACAGAGATGTGTGTTATTGGTTGCATGGACCACAGAATATTATGATGATTATGATGAAAGAGTGTACCTTTTCTGAGAAGTGTTGGGAACAGCTGTATTTGCAACTTTCTTGTCTGCATTATTATTATGCAACGGTAGTGCTGCTGcttgtgaagaagaagaagtagtagtagtagtagttgtgGTTATGGTTGCATGAGGGAAGTAACCAAGAGATAGCACAGAAGATTCATCTCTCTTTGTTGTTGTTCTGATGCCATTAATGAAACCCCAGTGTTGTTGTTCTTCAGCACCAGGTGGAGCAAGCCTGAGTTCAAGTTTCATGTCATTTCTTGAGCTTTCATCCATTGCAGCCACGTTAAACACAGAGCTCAAGAGTAGTAGTAGTGTTATATTTGCACGCTGATTCTGTTTCTTACTTAAAAAGGGTATGGAGATTCCAGCAAGGGGAATAGAGAGCATAAGGCACGCAACCTGAGACaaagagggg contains:
- the LOC112703088 gene encoding auxin-responsive protein IAA16, which codes for MLSIPLAGISIPFLSKKQNQRANITLLLLLSSVFNVAAMDESSRNDMKLELRLAPPGAEEQQHWGFINGIRTTTKRDESSVLSLGYFPHATITTTTTTTTSSSSQAAALPLHNNNADKKVANTAVPNTSQKRTAPGPVVGWPPIRSFRKNLANSSSSSKPPPPPPEHHSKVVVGGKGMFVKINMDGVPIGRKVDLNAYDSYENLSNAVDQLFKGLLAAQRDSSGGGVNKLQEEEKVITGLLDGSGEYTLVYEDNEGDRMLVGDVPWHMFVSTVKRLRVLKSSELSAFTLGGKQDKDAT